In the Limanda limanda chromosome 1, fLimLim1.1, whole genome shotgun sequence genome, one interval contains:
- the taf1c gene encoding TATA box-binding protein-associated factor, RNA polymerase I, subunit C isoform X2 has product MDQRFPQQLFPSFYNSGPPDSLPEHCAGTWGCYDRVRAEGGSGPVSNWTFTPGHRVRGEAWRHTEPVPVPLLSPKRTFESHSKPPDPQDFREHMQNFFMDHSQDAFGCMGEILSENFNFQNRKTKSDQNSVNMWMVKNVLSSLNVKICHRTYRSRPLSGLGALLSDAVHSVPPELLGSLLYEELTEQRERMFFSEGATGGALAFVPFSEESSSRRGCLLYPGDQGQNQLNFHNVELQHHRGGSSVLTPSVGDPFRFHLKAPIRQISSASLFNNCCVAVRSDHLCGVWRFSEGTDPRLLQVVNTAEVATCVNASPHVLGEVLVASESGAVNLWAVGKGMLKVREEETNLFFNAKSSWRWCEFSAHPRVMLYADRTGVELTDIRSSPARSHTLFRISNTSECRSGERLILSRYLGDAHCFHHLITTQYSAYVVDERFPGVPMLKWDHMMESAPLFCHVLPGSASSGSVVGGDRTTKVVLGSYSSQEITMLQYSGGRVEACCSRGPPQALHRPRESLKLLPIQIPHRLETASNRLSSPAAGLTCVQKKAGEECICVVQLTEAGDVFYQILEPDRPDADSSPPRPREEETPTPPERKPAEHLSQDSQLVVTDTSSDGEMIGPTQAAPRFVAETPEREQLSDSEDSPRGGSRRWAKQLRLNVIVNDDPDPDPDPDPDPDPDPDPHSVGEVGGAETHAAEALAGSIPPEKTPDVKLSQEVLVTWKRWLQKLMKKSCGKRPHPHSLLFTNSTERLLHPPVDGEAGDPSEEELVQSLRRDLRACMSTRSLLLHSTVSASLAAPDPVPLPDVVDTDAWGDELSQRLTLSWEGEEAWRAWWEDKLGLNKEEKVKALRRKRRREKAAKRASGQRLELSGSFCSSVSYQDLGGFSDSCGWSSAASQGAWSDSEGMTPLSKSELWMMPLGQPEQPGATPTSTPVPTPTTTPAKQKAGDQRTPSSSSLRSLSQKPEVTAASLKRSSRPAEDDLYFTPTVRSVLKEESGVPSPRRTPRAEDFVWSGFSQSLSQGSQARPGPSQASQASQKKKKKSRMGF; this is encoded by the exons ATGGACCAGCGGTTCCCCCAGCAGCTGTTCCCCTCCTTCTATAACAGCGGACCTCCGGACAGTCTCCCGGAGCACTGCGCCGGGACCTGGGGCTGCTACGACCGGGTGAGAGCCGAG GGCGGATCCGGTCCCGTCTCCAACTGGACCTTCACACCGGGACACCGGGTCCGAGGGGAAGCGTGGCGTCACACCGAGCCGGTACCGGTTCCCCTCCTGTCTCCTAAAAGAA CGTTCGAGTCGCATTCAAAGCCTCCGGATCCACAGGACTTTAGAGAACAT atGCAGAACTTCTTCATGGATCACTCTCAGGACGCCTTCGGGTGCATGGGAGAAATCCTGAGCGAAAACTTCAACTTtcaaaacagaaagacaaag AGCGATCAGAACTCTGTGAACATGTGGATGGTGAAGAATGTTCTCAGTTCGCTGAACGTTAAAAT ATGTCACCGGACGTACCGCTCCCGGCCGCTGAGCGGGCTCGGGGCGCTGCTGTCGGACGCGGTGCATTCGGTTCCTCCGGAGCTTCTCGGTTCTCTGCTGTACGAGGAGCTGACGGAGCAGAGAGAACGCATGTTCTTCTCCGAAGGGGCAACAGGGGGCGCTCTGGCCTTCGTCCCCTTCTCTGAGGAGAGCAGCTCCCGGCGCGGCTGCCTCCTCTACCCAGGAGACCAGGGCCAGAACCAGCTCA ACTTCCACaatgtggagctgcagcaccaCCGAGGAGGCTCCTCTGTTCTGACGCCCAGCGTAGGCGACCCGTTCCGGTTCCATCTGAAGGCTCCGATCCGGCAGATCAGCTCCGCATCGCTCTTCAACAACT gttgTGTTGCCGTGCGGTCGGACCACCTGTGCGGCGTCTGGAGGTTCAGCGAAGGAACCGATCCTCGTCTTCTTCAGGTCGTCAACACCGCAGAGGTCGCGACCTGCGTCAACGCCAG TCCTCATGTTCTAGGGGAAGTCCTGGTGGCGAGTGAGAGCGGAGCGGTGAACCTGTGGGCGGTGGGCAAAGG GATGCTGAAGGTTCGGGAGGAGGAAACCAACCTCTTCTTCAACGCCAAGTCGTCGTGGCGATGGTGCGAGTTCTCCGCCCATCCCAGGGTGATGCTGTACGCAGACAGGACGGGGGTGGAGCTCACAGACATCAGG TCGAGTCCCGCCAGAAGCCACACCCTGTTTCGCATCAGCAACACCTCGGAGTGTCGGAGCGGAGAGAGACTCATCCTGTCCAGGTATCTGGGAGACGCCCACTGCTTCCACCACCTCATCACCACTCAG TACTCGGCCTACGTCGTGGACGAGCGCTTCCCCGGCGTGCCCATGCTCAAGTGGGATCACATGATGGAGTCCGCGCCCTTGTTCTGTCACGTCCTCcctggctccgcctcctccggtTCAGTAGTGGGCGGGGATAGAACCACCAAGGTCGTGTTGGGCTCCTACAGCTCCCAGGAAATCACCATGCTGCAGTACTCAG GCGGTCGAGTCGAGGCGTGTTGCAGTCGCGGTCCTCCTCAGGCTCTGCACAGACCCAGAGAGAGTCTGAAGCTCCTCCCCATCCAGATCCCTCACCGCCTGGAGACCGCCTCCAACAGGCTGTCCTCGCCCGCTGCAG GTCTGACTTGTGTCCAGAAGAAAGCAGGAGAGGAGTGTATCTGTGTGGTTCAGCTCACCGAGGCCGGAGACGTCTTCTACCAGATCCTGGAGCCGGATCGTCCCGACGCTGACTCGTCTCCACCGCGACCTCGAGAGGAAGAGACACCAACTCCACCGGAGAGGAAACCAGCAGAACATCTGTCCCAGGACTCACAGCTGGTCGTGACGGACACGTCGAGCGATGGCGAGATGATCGGACCGACCCAGGCGGCGCCGAGGTTCGTGGCTGAAACACCAGAGAGGGAGCAGCTGTCTGACTCGGAGGATTCACCGAGGGGAGGGAGCAGGCGATGGGCGAAGCAGCTGCGGCTCAACGTGATTGTTAACgatgatcctgatcctgatccagatcctgatcctgatccagatcctgatcctgatccgcATTCCGTGGGCGAGGTGGGCGGAGCAGAGACACACGCGGCTGAAGCGCTCGCCGGCTCGATTCCGCCTGAGAAGACGCCGGACGTGAAGCTCAGCCAGGAAGTCCTGGTCACATGGAAACGCTggctccagaaactgatgaagaaGAGTTGTGGAAAGAGGCCACACCCCCATTCGCTACTTTTCACAAACAGCACCGAGCGTCTCCTCCACCCGCCCGTGGACGGCGAGGCGGGAGATCCTTCGGAGGAGGAGCTTGTGCAGAGCCTGAGGCGAGATCTGAGAGCGTGCATGTCCACGCGCTCGCTGCTGCTTCACTCCACCGTGTCCGCCTCCCTCGCCGCTCCGGACCCGGTGCCGCTGCCCGACGTGGTGGACACGGACGCCTGGGGAGACGAGCTCAGCCAGCGCCTCACGCTGTcgtgggagggggaggaggcgtGGCGGGCGTGGTGGGAGGACAAGCTGGGGCTGAacaaggaggagaaggtgaaggctctgaggaggaagaggaggagggagaaggcggCGAAGCGAGCGTCCGGCCAACGCCTGGAGCTGTCGGGGAGCTTCTGCTCCTCCGTCAGCTACCAGGACCTGGGAGGCTTCTCCGACTCGTGTGGGTGGTCCTCTGCGGCGAGCCAGGGGGCGTGGTCAGACAGCGAAGGGATGACGCCACTGTCCAAGTCCGAGCTCTGGATGATGCCACTCGGCCAGCCTGAGCAGCCGGGAGCCACGCCCACCTCAACCCCAGTTCCCACGCCGACCACCACACCTGCCAAACAGAAAGCAGGTGACCAGCGGACCCCCAGCAGCTCCTCCCTCCGCTCGCTGTCGCAGAAACCCGAGGTCACAGCGGCCAGTCTGAAGAGGAGCAGCCGTCCAGCAGAGGACGATCTTTACTTCACTCCCACGGTGAGGAGCGTCCTGAAGGAGGAGAGCGGCGTGCCGTCCCCTCGGAGGACGCCGCGGGCCGAGGACTTTGTCTGGTCGGGTTTCTCCCAGTCGCTGTCCCAGGGCTCCCAGGCTCGACCGGGGCCGTCCCAGGCGTCGCAGGCgtctcagaagaagaagaagaagtcacGAATGGGATTCTGA
- the taf1c gene encoding TATA box-binding protein-associated factor, RNA polymerase I, subunit C isoform X1: MWMVKNVLSSLNVKICHRTYRSRPLSGLGALLSDAVHSVPPELLGSLLYEELTEQRERMFFSEGATGGALAFVPFSEESSSRRGCLLYPGDQGQNQLNFHNVELQHHRGGSSVLTPSVGDPFRFHLKAPIRQISSASLFNNCCVAVRSDHLCGVWRFSEGTDPRLLQVVNTAEVATCVNASPHVLGEVLVASESGAVNLWAVGKGMLKVREEETNLFFNAKSSWRWCEFSAHPRVMLYADRTGVELTDIRSSPARSHTLFRISNTSECRSGERLILSRYLGDAHCFHHLITTQYSAYVVDERFPGVPMLKWDHMMESAPLFCHVLPGSASSGSVVGGDRTTKVVLGSYSSQEITMLQYSGGRVEACCSRGPPQALHRPRESLKLLPIQIPHRLETASNRLSSPAAGLTCVQKKAGEECICVVQLTEAGDVFYQILEPDRPDADSSPPRPREEETPTPPERKPAEHLSQDSQLVVTDTSSDGEMIGPTQAAPRFVAETPEREQLSDSEDSPRGGSRRWAKQLRLNVIVNDDPDPDPDPDPDPDPDPDPHSVGEVGGAETHAAEALAGSIPPEKTPDVKLSQEVLVTWKRWLQKLMKKSCGKRPHPHSLLFTNSTERLLHPPVDGEAGDPSEEELVQSLRRDLRACMSTRSLLLHSTVSASLAAPDPVPLPDVVDTDAWGDELSQRLTLSWEGEEAWRAWWEDKLGLNKEEKVKALRRKRRREKAAKRASGQRLELSGSFCSSVSYQDLGGFSDSCGWSSAASQGAWSDSEGMTPLSKSELWMMPLGQPEQPGATPTSTPVPTPTTTPAKQKAGDQRTPSSSSLRSLSQKPEVTAASLKRSSRPAEDDLYFTPTVRSVLKEESGVPSPRRTPRAEDFVWSGFSQSLSQGSQARPGPSQASQASQKKKKKSRMGF; encoded by the exons ATGTGGATGGTGAAGAATGTTCTCAGTTCGCTGAACGTTAAAAT ATGTCACCGGACGTACCGCTCCCGGCCGCTGAGCGGGCTCGGGGCGCTGCTGTCGGACGCGGTGCATTCGGTTCCTCCGGAGCTTCTCGGTTCTCTGCTGTACGAGGAGCTGACGGAGCAGAGAGAACGCATGTTCTTCTCCGAAGGGGCAACAGGGGGCGCTCTGGCCTTCGTCCCCTTCTCTGAGGAGAGCAGCTCCCGGCGCGGCTGCCTCCTCTACCCAGGAGACCAGGGCCAGAACCAGCTCA ACTTCCACaatgtggagctgcagcaccaCCGAGGAGGCTCCTCTGTTCTGACGCCCAGCGTAGGCGACCCGTTCCGGTTCCATCTGAAGGCTCCGATCCGGCAGATCAGCTCCGCATCGCTCTTCAACAACT gttgTGTTGCCGTGCGGTCGGACCACCTGTGCGGCGTCTGGAGGTTCAGCGAAGGAACCGATCCTCGTCTTCTTCAGGTCGTCAACACCGCAGAGGTCGCGACCTGCGTCAACGCCAG TCCTCATGTTCTAGGGGAAGTCCTGGTGGCGAGTGAGAGCGGAGCGGTGAACCTGTGGGCGGTGGGCAAAGG GATGCTGAAGGTTCGGGAGGAGGAAACCAACCTCTTCTTCAACGCCAAGTCGTCGTGGCGATGGTGCGAGTTCTCCGCCCATCCCAGGGTGATGCTGTACGCAGACAGGACGGGGGTGGAGCTCACAGACATCAGG TCGAGTCCCGCCAGAAGCCACACCCTGTTTCGCATCAGCAACACCTCGGAGTGTCGGAGCGGAGAGAGACTCATCCTGTCCAGGTATCTGGGAGACGCCCACTGCTTCCACCACCTCATCACCACTCAG TACTCGGCCTACGTCGTGGACGAGCGCTTCCCCGGCGTGCCCATGCTCAAGTGGGATCACATGATGGAGTCCGCGCCCTTGTTCTGTCACGTCCTCcctggctccgcctcctccggtTCAGTAGTGGGCGGGGATAGAACCACCAAGGTCGTGTTGGGCTCCTACAGCTCCCAGGAAATCACCATGCTGCAGTACTCAG GCGGTCGAGTCGAGGCGTGTTGCAGTCGCGGTCCTCCTCAGGCTCTGCACAGACCCAGAGAGAGTCTGAAGCTCCTCCCCATCCAGATCCCTCACCGCCTGGAGACCGCCTCCAACAGGCTGTCCTCGCCCGCTGCAG GTCTGACTTGTGTCCAGAAGAAAGCAGGAGAGGAGTGTATCTGTGTGGTTCAGCTCACCGAGGCCGGAGACGTCTTCTACCAGATCCTGGAGCCGGATCGTCCCGACGCTGACTCGTCTCCACCGCGACCTCGAGAGGAAGAGACACCAACTCCACCGGAGAGGAAACCAGCAGAACATCTGTCCCAGGACTCACAGCTGGTCGTGACGGACACGTCGAGCGATGGCGAGATGATCGGACCGACCCAGGCGGCGCCGAGGTTCGTGGCTGAAACACCAGAGAGGGAGCAGCTGTCTGACTCGGAGGATTCACCGAGGGGAGGGAGCAGGCGATGGGCGAAGCAGCTGCGGCTCAACGTGATTGTTAACgatgatcctgatcctgatccagatcctgatcctgatccagatcctgatcctgatccgcATTCCGTGGGCGAGGTGGGCGGAGCAGAGACACACGCGGCTGAAGCGCTCGCCGGCTCGATTCCGCCTGAGAAGACGCCGGACGTGAAGCTCAGCCAGGAAGTCCTGGTCACATGGAAACGCTggctccagaaactgatgaagaaGAGTTGTGGAAAGAGGCCACACCCCCATTCGCTACTTTTCACAAACAGCACCGAGCGTCTCCTCCACCCGCCCGTGGACGGCGAGGCGGGAGATCCTTCGGAGGAGGAGCTTGTGCAGAGCCTGAGGCGAGATCTGAGAGCGTGCATGTCCACGCGCTCGCTGCTGCTTCACTCCACCGTGTCCGCCTCCCTCGCCGCTCCGGACCCGGTGCCGCTGCCCGACGTGGTGGACACGGACGCCTGGGGAGACGAGCTCAGCCAGCGCCTCACGCTGTcgtgggagggggaggaggcgtGGCGGGCGTGGTGGGAGGACAAGCTGGGGCTGAacaaggaggagaaggtgaaggctctgaggaggaagaggaggagggagaaggcggCGAAGCGAGCGTCCGGCCAACGCCTGGAGCTGTCGGGGAGCTTCTGCTCCTCCGTCAGCTACCAGGACCTGGGAGGCTTCTCCGACTCGTGTGGGTGGTCCTCTGCGGCGAGCCAGGGGGCGTGGTCAGACAGCGAAGGGATGACGCCACTGTCCAAGTCCGAGCTCTGGATGATGCCACTCGGCCAGCCTGAGCAGCCGGGAGCCACGCCCACCTCAACCCCAGTTCCCACGCCGACCACCACACCTGCCAAACAGAAAGCAGGTGACCAGCGGACCCCCAGCAGCTCCTCCCTCCGCTCGCTGTCGCAGAAACCCGAGGTCACAGCGGCCAGTCTGAAGAGGAGCAGCCGTCCAGCAGAGGACGATCTTTACTTCACTCCCACGGTGAGGAGCGTCCTGAAGGAGGAGAGCGGCGTGCCGTCCCCTCGGAGGACGCCGCGGGCCGAGGACTTTGTCTGGTCGGGTTTCTCCCAGTCGCTGTCCCAGGGCTCCCAGGCTCGACCGGGGCCGTCCCAGGCGTCGCAGGCgtctcagaagaagaagaagaagtcacGAATGGGATTCTGA